In Pseudothermotoga hypogea DSM 11164 = NBRC 106472, the following are encoded in one genomic region:
- a CDS encoding MogA/MoaB family molybdenum cofactor biosynthesis protein, translated as MRVAILVVSDRVSQGEMIDKNAQIVKKLMGQIGGTIEVESIVPDEVDLIKNELLKLCEAQFDVVITCGGTGVSPRDVTPEATMNVIEKRLYGMEMAMMLEAMKHTPTAMLSRAVVGVRKETLIINLPGSPNAVEQNLKAILPAIPHGLEKIKGSTKDCHQEGETP; from the coding sequence ATGAGGGTGGCCATTTTGGTGGTCAGCGACAGGGTGAGTCAGGGTGAGATGATCGATAAAAACGCACAGATCGTCAAAAAGCTCATGGGGCAGATCGGTGGAACGATCGAGGTTGAATCGATTGTCCCAGACGAGGTTGACTTGATAAAAAACGAGCTTCTCAAGCTGTGTGAAGCACAATTTGACGTGGTGATCACCTGCGGTGGCACTGGTGTATCTCCCAGGGATGTTACACCGGAGGCGACAATGAACGTGATCGAGAAAAGACTTTATGGAATGGAGATGGCGATGATGCTCGAAGCGATGAAACACACACCCACCGCCATGTTGTCACGAGCAGTTGTGGGGGTCAGGAAGGAGACACTGATCATCAATTTGCCGGGAAGTCCGAACGCGGTCGAACAGAATCTGAAGGCAATACTTCCAGCGATACCACACGGTCTGGAAAAAATCAAGGGTTCGACCAAAGATTGCCATCAAGAAGGTGAAACGCCTTGA
- a CDS encoding NUDIX domain-containing protein — translation MEQVLVVPTKIIDDLVNGTDGIFPIDLEKLRDLIEKNAFFIDREIAENDETLHQLIPYVLMRQQGKFLLLRRTKKQQERRLHGKLSLGVGGHINLGDGDAPWRAFLKGMEREMHEEVNVEVLQLSYVGLLNDTSSPVSRVHVGLVYLAEVKFLGLNEPDMFDFWFMDLKEIEQRREELEGWSKLALDFLKKLMPN, via the coding sequence ATGGAGCAAGTTCTGGTGGTTCCGACGAAGATAATCGATGACCTGGTGAACGGCACCGATGGGATCTTCCCAATCGATTTGGAAAAGTTGAGAGATCTGATCGAAAAGAATGCGTTCTTCATCGACAGAGAAATCGCCGAGAACGACGAAACGCTCCACCAACTGATCCCTTACGTGTTGATGCGTCAACAGGGAAAGTTCCTCTTGCTCAGAAGAACGAAAAAACAGCAGGAAAGAAGACTCCATGGAAAGCTGTCTCTCGGTGTGGGAGGTCATATCAATTTAGGCGATGGTGACGCACCCTGGCGGGCTTTCTTGAAAGGCATGGAGAGAGAGATGCACGAAGAGGTCAACGTGGAAGTTCTTCAACTCTCCTACGTTGGCCTTCTGAACGACACGAGCAGCCCGGTGAGCAGAGTGCACGTCGGGCTGGTTTACCTGGCAGAGGTGAAGTTCCTGGGTCTGAACGAACCGGACATGTTTGATTTCTGGTTCATGGATCTGAAAGAGATAGAACAGCGAAGGGAAGAACTGGAAGGATGGTCGAAGTTGGCGCTGGATTTTCTGAAAAAGCTTATGCCAAATTGA
- a CDS encoding acyl-CoA dehydratase activase translates to MIVYNCPLVPFEFFHALRIPFKRIEPISIEFQKLHPNVCSFCRSAVCSVKPTDVLVWTDSCDSMRRAYDFLSQNVSFYLHIPVKNDELAVLSLSRDLKRLWEFLKTVFNSEVPLSELERVHRWFIEKSIHLERLIEKDLNEAKTIFEELSNQEWVGSVARKGKSVLLLGSWANSKLVEIVEKAGGFALNATCSGPYSLIFEAEPARDIFESIARRILNKRLPCGRFASTRELKMLIERFRPEAIVLHTAKFCDFYHFDERLLRELKIPFVTIENDFTNALEQARTRIEALLEDTKDRPRVSVKAFHFVGIDSGSTSTKIVVVNNRGDILFEQVCRTGADPKESAKRLMIQAMKHLKFDPQESFVVATGYGRDAIDFAHARVTELTCHAVGVKHLYPDVRTIIDVGGQDSKVMRIEEGKIVDFVMNDKCAAGTGRFLEIVSSILETPLQIMGKESLKAKTQLSISSVCAVFAESEIICLRSKGYSKQEILWAAHNAIARRLVTMYERVKGRPPVVLTGGVALNEGLKRALEELLKVEIIVPKNPVTTGALGAALMGLQQKL, encoded by the coding sequence ATGATCGTTTACAACTGTCCTCTGGTACCCTTCGAGTTCTTCCATGCACTCAGAATTCCATTCAAAAGGATCGAACCCATCTCGATTGAGTTTCAGAAGCTCCATCCAAACGTCTGCTCTTTTTGTAGGAGCGCTGTTTGCTCCGTGAAGCCCACCGACGTTTTGGTTTGGACCGATTCGTGTGATTCGATGCGCCGGGCATACGATTTCTTGAGCCAGAACGTATCGTTCTATCTGCACATACCTGTGAAGAACGATGAACTCGCCGTGCTGTCACTTTCGAGAGATTTGAAGAGACTCTGGGAGTTTCTCAAAACCGTTTTCAACAGCGAAGTGCCTCTGAGCGAACTTGAAAGAGTGCACAGGTGGTTCATTGAGAAGTCGATCCATCTGGAAAGGCTCATCGAGAAAGATTTGAACGAAGCGAAAACGATCTTTGAAGAGTTATCGAACCAAGAGTGGGTAGGTTCAGTTGCCAGGAAAGGTAAATCTGTTTTGTTGCTCGGTTCTTGGGCGAACAGCAAGTTGGTGGAGATCGTGGAGAAGGCGGGAGGTTTCGCACTCAATGCGACATGTTCTGGGCCGTACAGTTTGATCTTTGAGGCAGAACCAGCTCGAGACATCTTCGAATCCATCGCGAGAAGAATCTTGAACAAGAGGCTTCCCTGCGGAAGGTTCGCTTCAACCAGGGAATTGAAGATGCTGATAGAACGATTCAGACCGGAAGCGATCGTCTTGCACACGGCGAAGTTCTGTGATTTTTACCATTTTGATGAGCGACTCTTGAGAGAATTGAAAATTCCGTTCGTTACGATCGAAAACGATTTCACCAACGCCTTAGAACAAGCCAGAACCAGAATAGAGGCACTTCTCGAGGACACAAAAGACAGACCACGAGTTTCCGTCAAGGCCTTTCACTTTGTTGGGATCGACAGTGGTTCTACCAGCACGAAGATAGTGGTTGTGAACAATCGCGGCGATATCTTATTCGAACAGGTGTGCAGGACGGGCGCAGATCCAAAAGAATCAGCAAAGCGGTTGATGATTCAGGCTATGAAACATCTGAAATTCGATCCGCAGGAGAGCTTTGTAGTTGCCACGGGCTACGGACGTGACGCGATCGATTTCGCACACGCAAGAGTCACAGAACTGACTTGCCACGCCGTCGGAGTGAAACATTTGTATCCAGACGTTAGAACGATCATAGACGTCGGTGGTCAGGACAGCAAGGTGATGAGAATCGAAGAGGGCAAGATCGTCGACTTCGTCATGAACGACAAGTGCGCCGCTGGAACTGGGAGGTTTCTGGAGATCGTTTCCTCGATACTCGAAACACCTTTACAGATCATGGGCAAAGAATCTCTGAAAGCGAAAACTCAGTTGAGTATCAGTAGTGTTTGTGCGGTTTTCGCCGAAAGCGAGATCATCTGTCTACGAAGCAAGGGCTACAGTAAGCAAGAGATTCTGTGGGCTGCTCACAACGCAATTGCAAGAAGGCTCGTGACCATGTACGAAAGGGTAAAAGGACGTCCACCAGTTGTACTCACGGGTGGCGTGGCGCTCAACGAGGGACTGAAGCGTGCTCTCGAAGAATTGCTCAAAGTAGAGATCATCGTCCCGAAAAATCCCGTCACGACCGGCGCGCTCGGTGCGGCACTGATGGGGCTTCAACAGAAACTATAG
- the ispE gene encoding 4-(cytidine 5'-diphospho)-2-C-methyl-D-erythritol kinase: MVEVGAGFSEKAYAKLNLYLDVVGKRSDGYHDIVGLFQTIDMYDELFFIQTEDVGQIVVESNVPIEGQNLVERAFRKFKEFYPVDFGLKAVLKKRIPMGSGLGGASSDAAATLRFLAQRCGIPHSDILEIAAEVGSDVPFFLIGGTAIVEGKGEKVTPLPQISGYTVDLFCPGVSVSTAKAYSMLKETDFKKGPRPIERLYEAYVKHEHEVILRMSYNVFQTIVCEVYPEIKTALAQAWSTDPIVAQLTGTGCCVFALREHSGLYSFC; the protein is encoded by the coding sequence ATGGTCGAAGTTGGCGCTGGATTTTCTGAAAAAGCTTATGCCAAATTGAACCTCTATCTCGACGTGGTCGGCAAACGTTCTGATGGTTACCACGACATAGTGGGTCTGTTCCAGACGATAGACATGTACGATGAACTGTTTTTCATTCAGACTGAAGACGTTGGCCAAATCGTTGTAGAATCGAATGTTCCCATCGAAGGTCAGAACCTCGTGGAAAGAGCCTTCAGAAAATTCAAGGAGTTTTACCCTGTCGATTTCGGACTCAAGGCGGTTCTGAAAAAGCGTATACCAATGGGATCGGGCCTGGGTGGTGCCAGTTCAGATGCTGCTGCCACGCTCAGGTTCCTTGCGCAAAGGTGTGGGATACCGCATTCGGACATTCTTGAGATCGCTGCGGAAGTGGGCTCGGATGTGCCTTTCTTTCTCATTGGTGGCACGGCGATCGTTGAAGGAAAAGGTGAGAAAGTCACGCCACTACCACAAATAAGTGGTTACACGGTCGATCTTTTCTGTCCGGGTGTGAGTGTGAGCACAGCGAAGGCTTACAGCATGCTGAAGGAAACGGACTTCAAAAAGGGACCAAGGCCGATCGAAAGACTGTATGAGGCCTACGTGAAACATGAGCATGAAGTGATCCTGCGTATGTCTTACAACGTCTTTCAAACCATAGTGTGTGAGGTCTATCCGGAAATCAAAACAGCTTTAGCTCAAGCGTGGAGTACTGATCCGATCGTTGCTCAGTTGACTGGCACAGGTTGCTGCGTCTTTGCATTGCGCGAACATTCGGGACTCTATAGTTTCTGTTGA
- the xerA gene encoding site-specific tyrosine recombinase/integron integrase, with protein MEDLLREYVEYLKYVRRASDHTIMAYGIDVSQFLKSLKERKLRLETFSVKDAEDYLKHLSKSFGKPLSVSTLARKISSLRNFFDYLVLRNYVSSNPWMKVKVPRLRKRSPDFLTKQEMENMLRVSEQKERDHLVLSLLYYCGLRVSELCNLRVSDVSFSPAFVRIEMGKGRKDRIVPLNSSLASELRVYIEKYKKEADEYLFGTSLRLHPSTVFRIVRKYAKLCNIRKRVHPHTLRHSFATHLLQRRVNVRVVQELLGHANLSTTSTYLHLLDEEKFAAVNALVEEE; from the coding sequence TTGGAGGATTTGCTCCGTGAATACGTGGAGTATCTGAAATACGTGCGCAGAGCTTCCGATCACACCATCATGGCATATGGGATCGACGTGTCGCAGTTTCTGAAGTCCTTAAAAGAAAGAAAACTGAGACTTGAAACTTTCAGTGTGAAGGACGCGGAGGACTATTTGAAGCACCTTTCGAAAAGCTTCGGCAAACCCTTGAGTGTTTCCACCTTGGCACGGAAGATATCCTCGCTCAGAAACTTCTTCGATTATTTGGTTCTGCGGAACTACGTGTCGAGCAATCCCTGGATGAAAGTGAAAGTACCAAGGCTCAGAAAAAGATCGCCGGATTTCTTGACGAAACAAGAGATGGAGAACATGCTGAGAGTTAGCGAGCAAAAGGAGAGGGATCATCTGGTCCTGTCCTTGCTATACTACTGTGGCCTGAGGGTCAGCGAGTTGTGCAATCTCAGAGTTTCGGACGTCTCCTTTTCACCTGCGTTCGTCAGGATCGAGATGGGCAAGGGAAGGAAAGACCGAATCGTTCCACTCAACAGCAGCCTTGCAAGCGAGCTGAGAGTGTACATAGAAAAATACAAAAAAGAGGCCGACGAATACCTTTTTGGAACTTCGTTGAGACTGCATCCAAGCACGGTGTTCAGGATCGTACGGAAATACGCAAAGTTGTGCAACATAAGGAAGAGGGTGCACCCGCACACCCTGCGTCATTCTTTCGCGACACACTTGTTGCAAAGAAGGGTGAACGTGAGAGTCGTTCAAGAGCTTTTGGGTCATGCGAATCTGTCAACCACGAGCACGTATCTGCATCTGCTGGATGAGGAAAAATTCGCGGCGGTCAACGCTTTGGTGGAGGAGGAATGA
- a CDS encoding molybdopterin molybdotransferase MoeA, whose protein sequence is MKFLKLASLDQVYSEYFHRVKPIDETLEVPTLESLGFVCAEDVLASQNLPGFDKSLVDGYAVRSKDTIGASTNFPVMLRVAFEVKVGEEPKRAINENEAAWVATGAMLPEGANAVVMVEHTQRFDEYVEVMKPVAVGENVLRMDEDVRKNELVLAKGERIKPGHLQLLLQLGVERLKVFRRAKVGVISTGDEIVEPFVEKKSLVQVRDSNGYGLVAWLRSLHFEANRVGLCRDDEDELFRTLRSRFDEYDVLVVSGGSSIGARDFTEAAINRLGKPGVLFHGILIQPGKPTVLAIVNGKPVVGLPGNPVSFTISAKFVLIPILRKLENEKDFLFKPSGMVKLTRNVYSRQGREQFIRVKLLVRHGQVWAEPLESETAQVSNLVKAEGVIRVPPDVEGLYEGELAEFYPLWLGW, encoded by the coding sequence TTGAAGTTTCTCAAACTGGCGAGTTTGGATCAGGTTTATTCTGAATACTTTCACAGAGTGAAACCGATCGATGAAACTCTGGAAGTTCCCACGTTGGAATCGCTCGGTTTTGTGTGTGCTGAAGACGTGCTCGCTTCGCAGAATCTTCCGGGTTTCGACAAATCCTTGGTGGACGGTTACGCTGTGAGGTCCAAAGACACGATTGGTGCGAGTACGAACTTTCCAGTCATGTTACGCGTTGCCTTCGAGGTGAAGGTGGGCGAAGAACCGAAAAGAGCGATCAACGAAAACGAAGCCGCTTGGGTTGCGACTGGGGCAATGTTGCCAGAGGGAGCGAACGCGGTGGTGATGGTAGAACACACGCAGAGGTTCGACGAGTACGTCGAGGTGATGAAGCCAGTAGCAGTCGGAGAAAACGTGCTTCGAATGGATGAAGATGTGAGAAAAAATGAGTTGGTGCTTGCGAAGGGTGAAAGGATCAAGCCAGGTCATCTTCAGTTGCTGCTTCAACTGGGTGTGGAGCGGTTGAAGGTGTTCAGACGAGCGAAAGTTGGCGTGATCTCCACAGGCGATGAGATCGTTGAACCTTTTGTGGAAAAAAAATCTCTCGTTCAGGTGCGGGACAGCAACGGCTATGGCCTCGTCGCGTGGCTAAGATCTTTGCATTTTGAGGCGAATCGTGTAGGTTTGTGCAGGGACGATGAAGATGAATTGTTCCGAACGCTCAGAAGTCGCTTTGACGAATACGACGTTTTGGTGGTCAGTGGTGGAAGTTCGATAGGCGCGAGAGATTTCACCGAAGCAGCTATCAACCGACTGGGAAAACCCGGCGTTCTTTTTCACGGAATCTTGATTCAGCCCGGAAAGCCCACGGTGCTGGCTATCGTGAACGGCAAACCCGTCGTTGGTCTTCCGGGGAATCCGGTCTCTTTCACGATCAGCGCCAAGTTCGTGCTCATACCGATCTTGAGGAAGCTGGAGAACGAAAAGGACTTTCTCTTCAAACCCTCTGGCATGGTGAAGCTGACGCGAAACGTGTACTCCAGACAGGGTAGAGAACAGTTCATCAGAGTGAAGCTTCTTGTGAGACACGGTCAGGTTTGGGCGGAACCTTTGGAGAGTGAGACCGCGCAGGTGTCCAATCTTGTGAAGGCGGAGGGCGTCATCAGGGTGCCCCCAGATGTTGAAGGTTTGTATGAAGGAGAGCTTGCAGAGTTCTACCCGCTATGGCTTGGATGGTGA
- a CDS encoding thymidine kinase, giving the protein MSGKLTVIVGPMYSGKTTELLSYLEIYKLGKKKTLLFKPALDVRYGTDVVKTHSGLEAQAVSVEFSKDMLPHLQEKIDAVFIDEVQFFDKDLIKVVRKLLDENVNVFCAGLDMTFKQNPFETTMLLLALANEVIKKRAVCHVCGEHNATLTYKISDNDSEIDVGGKEKYIAVCRDCYNKLAGSGHGASSGGSDEDNR; this is encoded by the coding sequence TTGTCTGGAAAGCTCACAGTGATTGTTGGACCGATGTACTCGGGGAAAACCACAGAGCTGCTCTCCTATCTGGAGATCTACAAGCTGGGTAAGAAGAAAACGCTGCTTTTCAAACCCGCTCTGGACGTTCGTTATGGCACTGACGTTGTCAAGACGCATTCTGGCCTCGAAGCACAAGCCGTGTCGGTTGAATTCTCTAAAGATATGCTCCCTCACCTTCAGGAGAAGATCGATGCAGTGTTCATCGACGAAGTCCAGTTCTTCGACAAGGACCTGATCAAGGTGGTCAGAAAGCTTCTGGACGAGAACGTCAACGTGTTCTGCGCAGGCCTCGACATGACCTTCAAGCAGAACCCCTTCGAAACGACCATGCTTTTACTCGCACTCGCGAACGAAGTTATCAAGAAGAGGGCTGTGTGTCACGTCTGTGGGGAGCACAACGCGACACTCACCTACAAGATATCAGATAACGATTCGGAGATCGATGTGGGTGGAAAGGAAAAATACATTGCAGTCTGCAGAGACTGCTACAACAAATTGGCGGGGAGTGGACATGGAGCAAGTTCTGGTGGTTCCGACGAAGATAATCGATGA
- a CDS encoding SLC13 family permease yields the protein MVKQIVAMFLFFLAYYVILSRSRRTSVKVFLLGLIAAVLKLSEGLTTENISRVVDFNTIGLLLGMMIIVSVLKSTGFFQMASVYAVRLGRGNLRRTVSMLAVFIAILSAFLDNVTTLLIFAPILFLVSDAAEVDPSKVLVLGVIASNVGGMATMIGDPPNIVIGNASGLSFASFIVHLAPMSFLMLLISLRMLSSVVSVDRASEAGLKRLAATNPREAITDKKLLLRTATIFVATICAFAFHEALDIDMAFIALLGATLSLIVANKSFEDVAKEIEWDTLFFFMGLFSLTHVMQELGLLSGFASLISMVRSRSLLLVVLVWLSAVMGSLLSAVPTTVVLVPVVKYLIGLGYSTHLWWAIALGVGLGANLTPIGAAVNIVGISLLKRFTGKSVSFREFFQTSFAWVLTGLIIASLYMVVMAFVGW from the coding sequence ATGGTCAAACAGATCGTTGCGATGTTTTTGTTCTTCTTGGCCTACTACGTGATTCTCAGCAGGTCTCGGCGAACCTCGGTCAAGGTTTTCTTGCTGGGTCTAATCGCAGCCGTCTTGAAGCTATCGGAAGGTTTGACGACGGAAAATATATCCCGCGTGGTCGATTTCAACACCATAGGCCTCTTGCTTGGCATGATGATCATTGTCTCTGTTTTGAAGAGCACAGGTTTTTTCCAGATGGCTTCCGTTTATGCGGTACGTCTCGGTAGAGGAAATCTGAGAAGAACGGTGTCTATGCTTGCAGTCTTCATAGCGATACTTTCTGCGTTCCTGGACAATGTCACAACGCTCTTGATATTCGCACCGATTCTCTTTCTGGTCAGTGACGCAGCTGAAGTCGATCCGTCGAAGGTACTCGTGCTCGGCGTGATCGCGTCGAATGTCGGTGGGATGGCGACGATGATCGGTGACCCTCCGAACATCGTAATTGGCAACGCGAGTGGCCTTAGTTTCGCGAGCTTTATCGTTCATCTGGCACCGATGTCTTTCTTGATGTTGCTCATATCGCTTAGGATGCTTTCAAGTGTGGTTTCTGTTGATCGGGCGAGTGAAGCGGGGCTGAAAAGACTGGCTGCAACGAACCCGAGAGAGGCCATCACTGACAAAAAGTTGCTCTTGAGGACTGCGACGATCTTCGTAGCCACCATCTGTGCTTTCGCTTTTCACGAAGCGCTGGACATCGACATGGCTTTCATTGCTTTGCTTGGAGCGACCCTCAGTCTCATCGTCGCAAACAAGAGTTTCGAAGATGTGGCCAAGGAAATTGAGTGGGACACACTGTTTTTCTTCATGGGACTGTTTTCGCTCACGCACGTGATGCAGGAGCTTGGCCTTCTCAGCGGGTTCGCGAGTCTTATTTCGATGGTTCGTTCTCGCTCACTGCTACTCGTCGTCCTCGTCTGGCTTTCAGCTGTTATGGGTTCCCTGCTCAGCGCAGTGCCGACGACAGTCGTTTTGGTTCCAGTGGTAAAATACCTGATTGGGTTGGGCTACTCAACACATTTGTGGTGGGCTATAGCGCTCGGTGTGGGACTTGGAGCGAATCTGACGCCGATCGGCGCGGCTGTCAACATAGTGGGTATCTCTTTGCTGAAAAGATTCACGGGAAAGAGCGTATCGTTCAGAGAGTTCTTTCAAACATCTTTTGCCTGGGTCTTGACGGGCCTGATAATCGCCAGCCTCTACATGGTTGTGATGGCATTTGTAGGATGGTGA
- a CDS encoding 2-hydroxyacyl-CoA dehydratase subunit D, which produces MSKKSVAYGKFVRFFWNKPTVALNLLTLGLKLENTRRKVVATTRNDFSSWVDFAALSIVASAFSGEEVALVNLFFPSEIMAGFALKSVSAEGLSGMLAAMHLEDFALARAESIGVSKNTCSFHRAGLGLNLLNMMKNVRAVAVTNMLCDGNVPIFRTIASLYGLKLIVLDVPRNLDEFNVDYVSQQLEQAVYELENQLNRRFDWKKFEEQMKIESEIFEALRELYPKLCEKPIKMHLYQHVNLLYTIHVRPDFHLLKAVRALERDLKAETSDDAKRILWMHLSPYYDNVLNEIFSKDSPHTVVASELCWDWLDWRIDVRRGFKSIAEKLLLNPLLNDARKRAEFAVKLAKDFRVNGVIHFNQFGCKQSSGSIELIKGVFDELKIPFLSLDGDCVDHTSSSSEQFKTRVQAFLEMIE; this is translated from the coding sequence ATGAGTAAGAAAAGTGTCGCGTACGGCAAGTTCGTCAGATTCTTCTGGAACAAACCAACGGTGGCACTAAATCTGCTCACTTTGGGATTGAAGCTCGAAAACACGAGACGCAAGGTGGTCGCAACCACCAGAAATGACTTTTCAAGCTGGGTGGACTTTGCGGCACTTTCCATCGTTGCGTCGGCATTCAGCGGTGAAGAGGTCGCTTTGGTGAATCTGTTCTTTCCGAGTGAGATCATGGCTGGTTTTGCTTTGAAGAGCGTTTCGGCAGAGGGATTGTCAGGAATGCTTGCGGCCATGCATTTGGAAGACTTCGCACTCGCGCGTGCCGAGTCGATCGGTGTTTCGAAGAACACTTGTTCTTTCCACAGGGCTGGGTTGGGTTTGAACCTGTTGAACATGATGAAAAACGTGAGAGCTGTTGCGGTAACAAACATGCTGTGCGATGGAAACGTACCGATTTTCAGAACGATCGCATCGCTGTACGGACTAAAGCTCATCGTTCTGGATGTTCCAAGAAATCTGGATGAATTCAACGTTGATTACGTTTCCCAACAGCTTGAACAAGCCGTTTACGAACTTGAAAACCAGTTGAACAGGCGGTTCGATTGGAAGAAGTTCGAAGAACAGATGAAGATCGAGTCAGAGATCTTCGAAGCGCTGAGAGAACTCTATCCAAAGCTGTGTGAAAAACCGATCAAGATGCATCTTTATCAGCATGTGAATCTGTTGTACACGATCCATGTCAGACCAGATTTTCACCTGCTGAAAGCCGTTAGAGCTCTCGAAAGGGATCTGAAAGCAGAAACGAGCGACGATGCTAAGAGAATCCTTTGGATGCATCTGAGCCCCTACTACGACAACGTTCTCAACGAGATCTTCTCCAAAGACAGTCCTCACACGGTGGTGGCGAGCGAACTTTGCTGGGATTGGCTCGATTGGAGAATAGATGTGCGACGTGGTTTCAAGAGCATCGCTGAAAAGCTGTTGCTCAACCCCCTGCTCAACGATGCCAGAAAGAGGGCAGAGTTCGCGGTGAAGCTGGCCAAAGATTTCAGAGTCAACGGGGTGATACACTTCAACCAATTCGGTTGTAAACAGTCCTCAGGCTCCATCGAGCTGATCAAGGGTGTCTTCGACGAATTGAAAATTCCTTTTCTCTCTCTGGACGGAGACTGCGTCGATCACACCAGCAGTTCGTCAGAGCAGTTCAAAACCAGAGTCCAAGCCTTTCTGGAGATGATCGAATGA